AGTGAACACTGTTCTTATAAAAACTCAAAACCTGTTTTAAAAACATTCTTTACAAAAGGAAAACAAGTTATTCAAGGGCCTGGTGAAGGTGCTGGAATTGTAGATATTGGCGATCAACAAGCAGTTGTTTTTAAAATGGAAAGCCATAATCATCCATCAGCAGTTGAGCCTTATGAAGGGGCTGCTACAGGTGTTGGTGGTATTATCCGTGATATTTTTAGTATGGGCGCAAGACCGATCGCTATGCTAGATTCTTTGCGTTTTGGTGAATTAAACAATCCACAAACAAAACGTATTTTTTCTGGTGTTGTTGATGGTATTGGCGGATATGGAAACTGTATTGGTATTCCAACAGTGGGTGGAGAAACGAAATTTGATGCTTCTTATGAAGGTAACCCACTAGTAAATGCAATGTGTGTAGGGATTATTGACCATGCTGATATTCAAAAAGGGCAAGCGAGTGGTGTTGGGAATGCCATTATGTATGTTGGCGCTAAGACAGGCCGTGATGGGATTCATGGCGCAACATTTGCGAGTGAAGAATTTAGTGATGAAAACAGTGGTCAACGTTCAGCGGTTCAAGTTGGCGATCCATTTATGGAAAAACTATTAATGGAAGCTTGTCTGGAATTAATTAAAGAACTAGACGACCACTTAGTGGGAATCCAAGATATGGGTGCTGCTGGTCTTGTATCATCTAGTTCTGAAATGGCATCTAAGGCAGGTACGGGTATCTTATTAAATCTAGACGATGTGCCTCAACGTGAAACAGGTATGACACCGTATGAAATTTTACTATCTGAATCGCAAGAGAGAATGTTGTTATGTGTTGAAAAAGGTTATGAAAAAGAAGTAGAGGCATTATTTGCACGCTATGATTTGGATGCTGTGACGGTTGGTGAAGTAACAGAAGGCGATCGTTATAAAGTTTTCCAAGGTGGTCAATTAGTAGCAGATGTTCCAGTTGATTCTCTAGCAGAAGATGCTCCTGTTTATCAAAATAAAGCAACCAAGCCTGCCCGTATGAGTCAATACGAAACAGAAGCAGCATTTGTGCCAAAAGTGGATGATTTAAAAGAGAGTTTATTTAATCTATTAACAACGGCTGATTTAGCAAGTAAAGCACCGATTTATGAAACTTACGATTCAATGGTTCGAACAAACACTGTTGTGGGACCTGGTAGTGATGCAGCGGTTGTCCGCATTAGAGGCACACGTAAAGCATTAGCGATGACAGCAGATTGTAATGCCCGTTATATTTATTTAAATCCATATGTAGGCGGACAAATTGCAGTAGCAGAAGCAGCTCGAAATATTGTTGCTTCAGGTGGCTACCCACTAGCTATTACCGACTGCTTGAACTTTGGTAACCCAGAAAACCCTGAAATCTTCTACGAACTACAAGAATCTGCAAAAGGTATTTCAGCAGTTTGTGAACGATTCGATGCACCAGTTATTTCAGGTAACGTGTCACTTTATAATGAAAATAAAAATGGTGCTATTTATCCAACACCAACAATCGGAATGGTTGGATTGATTGAAGATGTTGATCATGTTTTAACGCAACACTTTAACCAAGCAGGTGATGTTATTTATGTTATTGGTGAAACAAAAGATAATTATGCGGGTTCACTCATTCAAAAAGTACAAGTCGGTCAAATTTCTGGCTTAGTTGATTTTGATATGGAACAAGAATATCAAAATCAAGCTTTCGTTCGCCAAGCTAACAAAGCGGGCTTCTTAACAAGTGCGCATGATATTTCTGAAGGTGGGCTTGCTGCAGCATTAATGGAAGCTGTCTTTACAACTCAGTTTGGATTTGATGTTAAAGCAGATTTAACTAATGCTCAATTATTTAGCGAAACACAGTCACGCTTTATTGTTACTGTACCCCAAGATAAGAAAGACCAATTCGAAGCGTCTATCCCAGGAGATGTTCCTGTTGCCGTTTTAGGTAGCGTGACGAAATCAGATGAAATCTCATTATCAACAAATGAAACTGACATAGCATTTAAACGTTCTGATATTGAGACCAAGTGGAGAGAGGTTATCCCATGTCTTCTAAAAGCTTAGAAAACGAAGCAGTAGTACCCCCATTTTTTTATGAAAACGACAATAGTCTCCTCTCTATGGAGTGGGAATCGGATCACAGCAGAAGCATTAATGAAGAGTGCGGTGTTTTTGGCGTATGGAATCATCCTCAAGCTAATCGCGTTACCTTTTTCGGCTTACATGCCCTCCAACATCGTGGGCAAGCAGGAGCAGGTATTAGCTGTGGTGATGGTCAAGCATTAAAAAATTTCCGAGGTATTGGCTTGTTAAGCCACGTCTTTAAAAATGCAGAAGATTTAGAATCGTTAACAGGAGACCGTGCGATTGGTCATGTTCGCTATGCGACAAATGGTGGACACGACAATTTAAATAATTTTCAACCCTTTTTGTTCCATTTTCATGATCAAGATATTGCCTTGGCTCATAATGGTAATATTACTAATGCTCAGAGTTTACGAAGAGAACTAGAAGAATCAGGTGCTGTTTTTAACTCATCATCTGATTCTGAAGTGTTAATTCATTTGATTCGTCACAGTAAAAAAGATGATTTTTATGAAAAGTTAGAGGATGCGCTTCGCCAAATACAAGGTGGTTTTAACTATACGATTCTAACAAACGATGCCTTAATTGGTGTTGTTGATCCAAATAGCTTCCGTCCGCTTGTTATTGGGAAAATGAAGAATGGTGCTTACATTTTAACGAGTGAGAGCTGTGCTCTACATGTTGTTGGCGCTGAATTTGTTCAAAATATTCATGCTGGTCACTATGCTATTATTAATGACGATGGGATTACGATCCGTTCTTACACGGACAAAACGATGATTGCCATTGAAGCAATGGAATATATTTATTTCGCAAGACCAGATTCTGATATTGCTGGTATTAACGTCCACAGTGCCCGAAAAGCCATGGGTCGTCAATTAGCACTTGAGCAGGCTCCACCAGCTCAAGTGGATATGGTGATCGGTGTGCCAAACTCATCCTTATCTGCTGCAACAGGTTACGCTGAACAGAGTGGTATACCATATGAAATGGGACTTGTTAAAAACCAATATGTTGCAAGAACATTCATTGAACCAACTCAGGAATTAAGAGAACAAGGTGTTCGTAAAAAGCTATCTGCTGTTGTCGGAGTTGTAGAAGGTAAATCAATTGTCCTTGTGGATGATTCGATTGTTAGAGGAACAACGATGAAACGCCTAATCTTATTGTTAAGAGAAGCGGGTGCGCGTGAAGTACATGTTCGTATCACGAGCCCGCCATTCCGTTTCCCAAATTACTATGGGATTGATATGAGTACCAGTTCAGAGTTACTAGCAGCTAACATGACTGTTGCTGAAATGACAGATTATCTAGGTGCAGATACCTTGTCCTTCTTATCGGTAGAGGGAACCATTGAAAGTATCGGCTTAAATTTTGACGCACCTCATAAAGGAATATGTATTTCTGCTTTTACAGGCGATTATCCTGCGCCATTAGGTGATTATCAAGAAGGATTAGAAAAACAATTAACAACCATCCAAAAGAAAATTTTGAAAGGGGAACATGTTGATGACTGAAGGTAAGCATTCTGCTTATGAAGCAGCTGGTGTCCAAATTGAGAAGGGGTATGAAGCAGTTGAACGCATGAAAAAACATATTCAACGTACCAACCGTCCTGAAGTGATGTCTCAAGTTGGAGGCTTTGGAGGCTTATTTGATTTATCAAACCATAAAGATGGGCAGCCTATTCTTGTTTCTGGAACGGATGGCGTTGGGACAAAAATTATCCTTGCTCAACAATCAAAAACGTACGATACGATTGGCATTGATTGCGTAGCAATGTGTGTGAATGATGTATTAGCTCAAGGTGCAGAACCATTATTTTTCCTGGATTATTTAGCAGTTGGTCAAAATGACCCTCAAACGGTTGAAGCGATTGTCTCTGGAGTGGCACAAGGGTGTGTTGAGGCTGGTGCTGCTTTAATTGGAGGTGAGACAGCTGAAATGCCAGATGTTTATGGTAAAGAGGATTTTGATTTAGCTGGTTTTTGCGTCGGCATTGTTGACCGTAAAAAAATGCTAGATAAGACAAAGGTCGAAGCAGGCCATGTCTTAGTGGGGATTCCAAGCTCTGGCATTCACTCTAATGGTTTTTCTCTCGTTAGAAAGGTGTTCTTCAAGGATAATGATTGGCAATATGATCAACTACTAGAAGACGGAAAGTCTCTGATTGATCATCTTCTAACCCCTACTCGTATTTACGTTAATGATTTACTACCACTATTAAAAAGAGGACTGATAAAAGGCCTTGCTCATATTACAGGCGGTGGTTTTCCTGAGAATTTGCCGCGAATGTTTGATGAAACGACATTAACAGCTCATGTCGATACATCTAAATGGCAACCTCATCCAATTTTTTCGCTCATTCAAGAACTAGGGAATGTATCATCCGATGATATGTATCAAGTGTTCAATATGGGGATTGGAATGATCGCTGCAGTTGCAAAGGAAGATGTTGAAACAGTTTGCCAACATATTCCAGATGCAGTTGTTATTGGTGTAATGAGTCAGAAAGTTGATGACAAAGATCTTATCTTAACAATGGAGGAATCAAACTAATATGAGAATCGCTTTATTCGCTTCAGGAAATGGCTCTAACGTTGAAGCTATTATCCAAGCGTCACTAGAAGGTCGCTTGGACGCTGAAATTGCCTGTCTATTCTGTGATAATCCGCATGCATACGTGATTGAGCGTGCCATCAAACATAATATTCCATTCTTTGTTTGTGCACCACAACAATGTGCAACACGAGAGAAGTGGGAAGGATTTATTCTTTCTTTCTTGGAAACACATCAAGTAGACTGGATTGTTTTAGCAGGCTTTATGCGAATCATTGGTCAACCATTGTTGAATCGATTCCCTAATCGCATTTTGAATATTCATCCATCGCTTTTACCAGCTTTTCCGGGTAAAAACAGCATTAAAGAGGCCTTTGATGCAAAAGCTACTCATACGGGTGTAACGGTTCATTATGTTGATAACGGCATTGATACGGGCCCCGTTATTGCCCAAGAAGAAGTAGCCATTCAAGATGGATGGGATTTAGAAACGCTAGAAGAAGCAATTCACCAAATTGAACACCGACTTTACCCAGAAATTATTCAACAAGTAACGAAAAAGGAGTGCGCATATTCATGACCAAACGTTATGCCTTAATCAGTGTGTCGGATAAAACAGAAATCGAAAGAGTAGCCAAAAGTTTAATAAAAGCTGGTCTATCTCTTCTAAGTACAGGTGGAACGTTAAAAGCATTAGAAGATGCCGGTATTCCAGTAGCAGCCGTTGAAAGTGTAACGGAATTTCCAGAGATGATGGACGGTCGTGTAAAAACACTTCACCCTAAAATTCACGGTGGTTTGTTAGGACTTAGAAGTAACGAAAAGCATCAAGCAGCTATGTCAGAACATGGGATTTTACCAATTGACGTCGTTGTTGTTAATTTATATCCCTTTAAAGAGACAATCACGAAAGCTGATGTGACATTGGGTGATGCGATTGAAAACATTGATATTGGTGGTCCAAGCATGCTGAGAAGTGCAGCTAAAAACTATCAATCTGTCACAGTCGTAACAGATCCAAGAGACTACGATCAATTGATTAGTCAATTAGATGAAACTGGTGAAACAAACTTAGCTTTTAGACAATACTTAGCTAAAAAGGTCTTCCAATTAACAGCTTACTACGATTCACTAATTGCTAATTACTTAACAGAATCGTTTGAGCCATTAGAAAAAGAAGCGAATTGGCCACAATTAGTTTTATCTTACGAGCATAACCAAAGCCTTCGTTATGGCGAAAATAGCCACCAAGAAGCTGATTTCTATACGCAATTAAATGCGCCTAACTATAGTATTTCTCGAGCAGAGCAATTGCATGGTAAAGCACTGTCGTACAATAATATTAAAGATGCTAATGCGGCCCTTCAAATCATTAAAGAGTTCCCAGAAGCTTGTGCTGTAGCTGTCAAACACTTAAATCCTTGTGGTGTAGCTATTGGAGACAATATTGAACAAGCTTTTGATCGTTGTTTTGAAGCAGATCCGATTTCCATCTTTGGTGGGATTGTTGTTGTCAATCGTCCCGTTAGTTTAGAACTAGCTGAAAAGCTACATACGATCTTTTTAGAAATTGTTATTGCACCATCTTTTGATGAGGATGCTTTCCAATTATTAGCGAAAAAGAAAAATCTTCGCTTAATGACCCTCAACTTTCCAGAGTCGCATGACCAAAAAGAATGGGAATATAGTTCAGTTTCTGGTGGCTTACTCGTTCAAAATGTGGATGATTCAAAAGAATTAACACAATTTGATCAATGGGAAACGATGACTGAGCGCCAACCGACAGAGCGTGAATTAACAGCAATGAGCTTTGGTATGCGCGTGTGTAAACACGTGAAGAGTAATGCTATTGTAATAACAAATGATTATCGCACGTTAGGAATCGGTTCAGGCCAAATGAACCGTGTTGGCGCTGCTAAAATTGCGTTAGAACAAGCTAAAGAAGCTTTAACAACTCTAGATGATACGCTATTAGTTATGGCTAGTGATGCCTTTTTCCCAATGGACGATACCGTTCAACTTGCTAACCAATACGGCGTTACTGCGGTTATTCAACCGGGTGGATCTCTAAAAGATAGTGATTCAGTCAAAGCCTGTGATGAAGCAGCTATGGCAATGGTAAAAACGGGTATCCGTCATTTCAAACATTAAAAAAGGAGCCGGCCACTTATGACCAAAACAAGCATATTAGTGGTAGGAGCAGGCGGTAGAGAGCATGCTCTTGCTAAGCAGTACGCCAAAAGTTCGCACGTTAACCAAGTTTTTGTTGCCCCAGGTAATCCAGGCATGGTTCAATCAGCTAATGAATATGAAGCAGCCATTTCATGTGTTGCTATAACTGTAGAGGATATTGAAGCATTACTTCATTTTGCTAAGGAAGAAGCTGTTTCTCTTACATTTGTTGGTCCTGAAGTTCCTTTAAATCTAGGAATTGTAGACCGTTTTTCAGAAGAGGGATTAGCGGTTGTAGGACCAACTAAGGAAGCTGCTCAATTGGAGTCTTCGAAGGCTTTTGCGAAGGCTGTTATGGAAAAAGCTGATGTTAAAACGGCAGCCTATCGTTACTTTAAGTCAGACGATTTCGACAATGCTTTAGAGTATTTAGCAGAGCAAAGCTTTCCAATTGTTTTAAAAGAAGATGGTCTTGCACAAGGGAAAGGTGTAACCATTTCACCAGATTTTGAAGATGCTAAGCTAACACTAAAGGCGATGATGATTGACCATCAGTCGGATGTCATCATTGAAGAGTGCTTAGTCGGCGAAGAATTCTCTTATTTTGTTCTTGTTAATGGCAAGCATACCATTCCGGTCGGAACAGCTCGTGACTATAAGAGAGTTGGCGATGGCGATAAAGGTTTAAATACAGGCGGCATGGGGGCCTATGCACCTGTTGATTGGGCTGATGAATTACTGGATGAGGTAAATCAAAGTGTTATCCAACCGGTTATCGATCAAATGGTTAGCCAAGGATGTCCATTTACGGGTGTCTTATATGCTGGGTTGATGAAAACTGAGAAAGGCATTTATGTCATCGAATTTAACACGCGCTTTGGTGATCCAGAAACACAAATTCTATTACCTTTAATCGAGGATGATTTTTATGATGTGACACTGGCACATATTAATCAGCAACCTTTTAAAATCAGTTTGTCTGATCAAAAAAGCCTTGGGGTTGTTTTAGCGGCAAAAGGTTACCCAAAAGTCTATAAGCGTGGTATGCCGATTCAGCTAACCGAAGAAACCGTAGCTGATGCCATTCGTTACGCCGGTGTTAGCAAAGACGCTGACCAACTAGTTGCTAATGGTGGCAGAATTTTGATGGTAACAGCTCAAGCGAATGAATTCTCTAAATGCCGTGACCAGGTTTATAAACAACTCACACAGTTAACTGTTCCTGATAGTTTTTATCGAAATGATATTGGGCTGCACCAATAGTATAAATAGGAGGCGCCAGAAAATGGCGTCTTTATTTTTTTGAATAAAAGAGATAGCGAACCTTATTTTCAGTTTGTGCCGACCAGTTTTAAATGAGTGAGGAAAAGATTAAAAAGAAGAACAGAATATAGATATTTTTTAATTCAAAACTTTGGTAAAATGAATAAAATAATTCGAATGGGGTTGAGTTGATTGAAAACTGATATTCAAATTGCACAGGAAAACCAAATGCAACCGATTATGACCATTGCAAAGACATTAGGTCTTGGGGAAGATGACATCAAACAGTATGGTAAATATAAAGCTAAACTATCATGGGATAAAATAAAAAACTTAGGTCAAGAAGAAAATGGCAAATTAATTTTAGTAACGGCTATTAGCCCGACGCCAGCTGGCGAAGGAAAGTCAACGATGACAGTTGGACTTGGCGATTCGCTAGCTAAAATTGGTAAAAAAACGATGATTGCTTTAAGAGAACCGTCAATGGGGCCAACCATGGGAATGAAGGGCGGAGCTGCAGGTGGTGGTTATGCGCAAGTTCAACCAATGGAAGAAATTAATCTTCATTTTACTGGCGATATGCACGCCATTACAGCAACAAATAATGCCCTAGCCGCTTTTATCGATAACCACATCCAGCAAGGTAATCCGCTACAAATTGATCAACGCCGCATTACGTGGAAACGTGTCTTAGATATTAACGACCGTGCGCTGAGAAACGTTGTTATCGGTTTAGGTGGTCCAACGAATGGTGTACCCAGAGAAGATGGCTTTGATATTACTGTTGCTAGCGAAATTATGGCCATTTTATGTTTAGCGACTTCTCTTCATGATTTAAAAGACCGTTTAGCTCATATTGTGATTGGTTACAATACAAGCCGTAAGCCAGTGACCGTTCGTGACTTAAAAATGGAAGGAGCTTTAACACTTATATTAAAGGATGCCCTTGAACCAAATCTCGTTCAAACCCTTTATCATACACCAGCTTTCGTTCATGGAGGACCGTTTGCAAATATTGCTCATGGCTGTAACAGTGTCATTGCGACTCAATCAGCCCTGAAATTAGCGGATTACGTTGTAACTGAAGCGGGTTTTGGTGCTGATTTAGGAGCTGAGAAGTTTTTAGATATTAAAGTACCAGTTTTAGGTAAGCACCCAGATGCAGTTGTCATTGTTGCGACGATTCGCTCATTGAAAATGCACGGTGGTGTTCCTAAAGATAAATTGAAGGATACAGAAGATGTTGCAGCAGTTAAGGCCGGCTTCGTTAACCTTCAAAAACATATTGAAAATATGCAGTCTTATGGTATTCCAGTTGTTGTTGGAATCAATCAATTTGTTCATGATACTCAAGAAGAAATTGATGCCCTTCAAGAAGCTTGCCAACAAATGGGTGTTGAGTGCGTGCTATCGTCTGTTTGGGAAAATGGCCCAGATGGCGGAATCGCTTTGGCTGAAGCTGTTGTCCGTGCATGCGACCAAGAAACATATTTTAGTCCCTTATATGTGGCTGATGAAACAACGATTAAAGAGAAAATTTCTCGCGTCGTAAAAACCATTTACGGTGGTTCTGATGTTCAGTATAGTAAAAAAGCTGAAACACAAATCAAGCAATTTAATCGTAATGGCTGGGAACATTTACCGGTTTGTATGGCAAAAACGCAATATTCTTTATCAGATGATCCATCTAAGCTTGCTCGTCCAGAAGGGTTTACGATTACGATTCGCGAATTTGTACCAAAAATTGGTGCAGGTTTCTTAGTTGCCTTAACAGGTGACATTTTAACGATGCCTGGTTTACCGAAACAACCAGCAGCTTTAAACATGGATGTTTTAGAAGATGGTACAGTAACCGGTCTATTTTAAAAATCTGTTCACTATAGAGTGTGCTATAATGGCAAAGAATGTTAATGTGAACTGAGGTTATAGGAAAATGAAAGATTTAAAAGCAATTGAATTGTCAAAAACATATGGAATTAAACAACTATTTGATCGGGTATCGTTTACCATTCGTGAAGGCGAATATGTGGGATTAATTGGTCCGAACGGGAGTGGTAAAAGTTCGCTAATGGAAATTTTAGCGGGCAAAGAAGAACCTGATTCAGGTAGTATTGAAAAACCGACTGATTTTCGTGTTGGTTATTTGTCTCAAGAACCTGAAATGGATGATAATCATACCATTTTTGAAGCGGTATTTGAGGGTGACTCGCCGCTCGCTCGCGTTGTTCGCGACTATGAGCGTGCCGTTTCACTTCTTTCATTAGACAGTATGAATGATCGCTACCAGCAAGCCTATGCTAAGGCAGAACAAGAAATGAATACGAAAGATGCGTGGCAAGCAGAAGTTCAATTTAAAACGATTTTAAATAAATTAGGCATTACTGAATTAGATAAAAAAATCGGTGAATTATCTGGTGGTCAGCGCAAGCGTGTTGGGTTGGCACAAGTGTTAATCCAATCGCCAGATTTATTACTTTTAGATGAACCGACTAACCACTTAGACGTGGATGCGATTATTTGGTTAGAGAAATATTTGGCTCAGTATAAGGGGTCATTGTTACTGATTACCCATGATCGTTACTTCCTTGAGCGAGTAACGAACCATATGCTGGAATTGAAGCATGGTCAGATTGAGAGTTACAAGGGTAATTACGCGTCATACTTGGAGCAAAAAGCTGAGCGCGAAGCTATCCAACAGAAAATGGATGATAAGCAAGTAAAATTGTATAAGAGTGAACTGGCTTGGATGCGTAAAGGAGCGAAGGCTCGTACAACTAAGCAGCAAGCGCGTATTCACCGCTTCGAAGATTTATCTCAGGGTGTTAAGCAACAAGTAAAAGATGACCAGCAAATTGAAATTGGCTTAGAAAGTTCTCGCTTAGGTAAGCGTGTCTTTAATTTAGAAGATGTGACGTTAGAAATCGGTGGAAAAACCATCTTGAATGATTTTAGTCATATTTTCCAATCGACCGACCGCATTGGGATTGTTGGTGAAAACGGCTCAGGTAAAACGACCTTTTTACGGATGCTAGCCGGGGATTTAGAGGCAGTTTCAGGTAAACTAGTTGTTGGTGAAACGGTTCGCATTGGTTACTACCGCCAAATTATGGAACCATTCCCAGAAGATAAACGTGTGATTAACTATTTGCAAGAAATTGCAGAGGAAGCTAAGAAAAAAGACGGCGTTGTTGTCAGCATTACCGAGTTGCTAGAAACATTTTTGTTTCCACGTGAGATGCACGGTAGCTTGATCCGCACCTTGTCAGGCGGTGAGAGAAGACGGTTGTATTTATTGAAAATTTTGATGAATCAACCGAATGTTTTGCTGTTTGATGAGCCAACTAATGATTTGGATATTGAAACATTGACCGTTTTAGAAGATTATTTAACCACTTTCCAAGGCGCTGTATTGGTTGTTTCTCATGATCGTTATTTCTTGGATAAAGTTGCGCATAAATTGTTGGTTATTGACCACCCAACTGGTCCAGCTCTTTTCTATGGTGACATGACAGACTATATAGAGAGTGGCTTAAAAGATAAAGCCAGTGAAGCAACTGAGAAAAAAACAGCTATAAAAGAGGCTATTCCAACAGCAGAAAAGAAAAACGAAAAAGTCAAACTGACCTATTCGGAGCAAATGGAATGGAAGACGATTGAAGAAGATATTATGCTAGCAGAAGAAACTGTCGATGAGTTAAAAGAGCAGATGGCAGTCAATGCAAGTGATTATTCCAAACTAGCAGAACTGCAAGAGCAGCTTGATTTAGCTGAAGCTGCTGTATCTGACAAGTGGGAACGTTACGAGTATCTTAGTCAGTTTATAAATGAATAAAAGGTTGAGGTGAAAAAAGGATGACCAAGCAATACTTAGAACTTGCTCAAAAAATTCTAGACGAAGGTGTTGTAAAAACAGATCGTACTGGAACAGGAACGAAGAGTATTTTCGGCTATCAAATGCGTTTCGACCTTCAAAAAGGATTTCCTTTATTAACAACTAAAAAAACAGCATTTGGATTAATTAAAAGCGAATTACTGTGGTTTTTAAAAGGTGATACAAATATTCGTTATTTGTTAGAAAATAATAACCATATTTGGGATGAGTGGGCTTTTGAACGTTATATTAAGTCAGCTGATTATACAGGACCAGATATGACCGATTTTGGTCGTCGCTCCTTGGAAGATGAGGCGTTTAATGAGCTTTACCAAATAGAGCTAACCCAATTTCAAAATCGTATTCTAGAAGATGATGACTTCGCCAGTAAACACGGCGAACTCGGACAAATCTATGGCTCACAGTGGCGTCATTGGAAAACGAGTCAAGGTGAAACTATTGACCAAATTAAAGATGTCATTGAAATGATTAAACATAATCCTGATTCGAGACGGCTAATGGTATCCGCATGGAATCCAGAAGATATTCCAAATATGGCATTACCGCCGTGTCATTCTTTATTCCAGTTTTATGTAGCAGATGGCAAACTTAGTTGCCAACTCTACCAAAGAAGTGCAGATGTCTTTCTCGGCGTACCTTTTAATATTGCGAGTTATGCTTTACTAACGCATTTGATTGCTAATGAAACAGGCTTAGAAGTCGGCGACTTTGTCCATACCTTTGGAGATGCTCACTTATATTTAAATCATATGGACCAAATTAATGAGCAATTGTCTCGTGATCCGCATGACTTGCCAGAATTAGTTATCAAACATCCAGAGAAATCAATTTTTGATATGGAAAAAGATGATATTATCGTCAAAGGTTACAAGAGCCACCCCCGTATTAAAGCACCGATTGCTGTTTAGGAGGAATCACTGAATGATTATTTTTGTATGGGCTGAAGATGAAAAGGGCGCTATTGGGAAAGATGGCGGATTACCTTGGAAATTACCAAATGATATGAAGTTTTTCAAAGAAACCACAACGGGCCATACGGTTCTTATGGGGAGAAAAACTTTTGAGAGTATGGGAAACCGACCATTACCTAATCGTCAAAACTTAATTATGACAAGACAATTGGATTATCAAGCGGATGGTGTGACAGTTGTTCATCATCTTGATGATATTATTGGTAATAGTGAAGATATTTATGTGATTGGTGGGAGCGAGATTTTCAAGCAGTTTATGCCAGTTGTAGATGTCTTATGGCAAACTAAGATTGCTGGTGATTTTGACGGCGATACCTTTTTCCCACAAGTAAACTGGGAAGATTGGCAGTTAGTTGAAAAAATACCAGGCATTCGCGATGAAAAAAATAAGCACGACCATGAATTCTTAAAATATATACGCAAATAAAAGGTAGCGATCTTCCTTTCTGAGTATTTCAACTCACGTAGTTGTTTGATTTTCATATACATATGCCATTTATCCACCTTTTCCACCTACTAATCATAAAAATAAGAAATACTGTCTTATCATACAATAAAGTAGATTCAATTTTAGAAAAGTGGCCCATTATTGTCTGGCGAAAATGGTCTACTTTAGTTTAGCAGTTACAAGAAACATCTCAGAATCTATAGTAGTGTATTTTTA
This genomic interval from Jeotgalibaca arthritidis contains the following:
- the purL gene encoding phosphoribosylformylglycinamidine synthase subunit PurL — its product is MLLQAMKPEEVKKSGIFRQWGLKDSEFELIQTILGRLPNYTETGLYSVMWSEHCSYKNSKPVLKTFFTKGKQVIQGPGEGAGIVDIGDQQAVVFKMESHNHPSAVEPYEGAATGVGGIIRDIFSMGARPIAMLDSLRFGELNNPQTKRIFSGVVDGIGGYGNCIGIPTVGGETKFDASYEGNPLVNAMCVGIIDHADIQKGQASGVGNAIMYVGAKTGRDGIHGATFASEEFSDENSGQRSAVQVGDPFMEKLLMEACLELIKELDDHLVGIQDMGAAGLVSSSSEMASKAGTGILLNLDDVPQRETGMTPYEILLSESQERMLLCVEKGYEKEVEALFARYDLDAVTVGEVTEGDRYKVFQGGQLVADVPVDSLAEDAPVYQNKATKPARMSQYETEAAFVPKVDDLKESLFNLLTTADLASKAPIYETYDSMVRTNTVVGPGSDAAVVRIRGTRKALAMTADCNARYIYLNPYVGGQIAVAEAARNIVASGGYPLAITDCLNFGNPENPEIFYELQESAKGISAVCERFDAPVISGNVSLYNENKNGAIYPTPTIGMVGLIEDVDHVLTQHFNQAGDVIYVIGETKDNYAGSLIQKVQVGQISGLVDFDMEQEYQNQAFVRQANKAGFLTSAHDISEGGLAAALMEAVFTTQFGFDVKADLTNAQLFSETQSRFIVTVPQDKKDQFEASIPGDVPVAVLGSVTKSDEISLSTNETDIAFKRSDIETKWREVIPCLLKA
- the purF gene encoding amidophosphoribosyltransferase, encoding MEWESDHSRSINEECGVFGVWNHPQANRVTFFGLHALQHRGQAGAGISCGDGQALKNFRGIGLLSHVFKNAEDLESLTGDRAIGHVRYATNGGHDNLNNFQPFLFHFHDQDIALAHNGNITNAQSLRRELEESGAVFNSSSDSEVLIHLIRHSKKDDFYEKLEDALRQIQGGFNYTILTNDALIGVVDPNSFRPLVIGKMKNGAYILTSESCALHVVGAEFVQNIHAGHYAIINDDGITIRSYTDKTMIAIEAMEYIYFARPDSDIAGINVHSARKAMGRQLALEQAPPAQVDMVIGVPNSSLSAATGYAEQSGIPYEMGLVKNQYVARTFIEPTQELREQGVRKKLSAVVGVVEGKSIVLVDDSIVRGTTMKRLILLLREAGAREVHVRITSPPFRFPNYYGIDMSTSSELLAANMTVAEMTDYLGADTLSFLSVEGTIESIGLNFDAPHKGICISAFTGDYPAPLGDYQEGLEKQLTTIQKKILKGEHVDD
- the purM gene encoding phosphoribosylformylglycinamidine cyclo-ligase → MTEGKHSAYEAAGVQIEKGYEAVERMKKHIQRTNRPEVMSQVGGFGGLFDLSNHKDGQPILVSGTDGVGTKIILAQQSKTYDTIGIDCVAMCVNDVLAQGAEPLFFLDYLAVGQNDPQTVEAIVSGVAQGCVEAGAALIGGETAEMPDVYGKEDFDLAGFCVGIVDRKKMLDKTKVEAGHVLVGIPSSGIHSNGFSLVRKVFFKDNDWQYDQLLEDGKSLIDHLLTPTRIYVNDLLPLLKRGLIKGLAHITGGGFPENLPRMFDETTLTAHVDTSKWQPHPIFSLIQELGNVSSDDMYQVFNMGIGMIAAVAKEDVETVCQHIPDAVVIGVMSQKVDDKDLILTMEESN
- the purN gene encoding phosphoribosylglycinamide formyltransferase, with translation MRIALFASGNGSNVEAIIQASLEGRLDAEIACLFCDNPHAYVIERAIKHNIPFFVCAPQQCATREKWEGFILSFLETHQVDWIVLAGFMRIIGQPLLNRFPNRILNIHPSLLPAFPGKNSIKEAFDAKATHTGVTVHYVDNGIDTGPVIAQEEVAIQDGWDLETLEEAIHQIEHRLYPEIIQQVTKKECAYS